One genomic region from Clarias gariepinus isolate MV-2021 ecotype Netherlands chromosome 20, CGAR_prim_01v2, whole genome shotgun sequence encodes:
- the LOC128508453 gene encoding SLAM family member 7-like — protein sequence MGRCVSRVPRHHLVLLFLFLSEIFSSAGESSVQDLIGAVGDSVTYPISVPVSGSIMYKAITVGQVLNKQTDTELSEKFVNRLQWVSQSGFFTLSDLRTDDSGLYTVESTKEQKGKQDYQLEVYERVSAPQVMNSASSSLEFCSFLCSVKNVRGLKLSLYEDNVLLNHTSSNSNTSDITLNLHLEIKKTNNRTFNCVASNPVSNKTTSINITRYCSLNTE from the exons ATGGGGAGATGTGTTTCCCGTGTTCCCCGTCACCACCTGGTCCTGCTGTTCCTGTTCCTATCAG agatcttcagctctgctgGTGAATCTTCAGTTCAGGATCTGATCGGTGCTGTAGGAGACTCTGTTACATACCCCATCAGTGTCCCGGTTTCTGGCAGTATAATGTATAAAGCAATTACAGTTGGACAGGTGTTGAATAAACAGACTGACACAGAGCTGAGTGAGAAGTTTGTGAATCGTCTTCAGTGGGTCAGTCAGAGTGGGTTCTTCACTCTCTCAGACCTGAGAACAGATGATTCAGGACTTTACACAGTGGAGAGCACTAAAGAGCAGAAGGGAAAACAGGATTATCAGTTGGAGGTGTACG AGAGAGTTTCAGCTCCTCAGGTGATGAACTCAGCCTCCAGTTCTTTAGAGTTCTGTTCATTCCTGTGTTCTGTGAAGAACGTCAGAGGACTGAAGCTGTCTTTATATGAAgacaatgttttattaaacCACACCAGCAGCAACAGCAACACATCCGACATCACACTGAATCTTCATTTAGAAATAAAGAAGACGAACAATCGCACCTTTAACTGTGTGGCTTCCAACCCAGTCAGTAACAAGACAACCTCAATAAACATCACACGCTACTGCTCTCTGAACACAG AATGA